The DNA sequence ACAACTTCATCAAACTATTCGTACCCCTCTTTTTCTTTGGCTCCAGCCTTTCGCTAGCCCAAGTCAATACAGGCCTGCCCACGATTGAACTCAAAGCGGGCATCTACCGTATTCAGGCTGAGCTGGCGGATACACCTAAAGCAAGAGAAGTGGGGCTTATGAACCGCACTAGCATGCCAACCAATTCTGGAATGTTATTTGTATTCGAACAAAAGGCAGGTCATTGTTTCTGGATGAACAACACCAAGATCCCGCTATCCATTGCATTCATTGCAGATGACGGGAAGATTGTGAACGTCGAAGAGATGCAGGCAGAAACAACCAACAACCACTGCCCTAAAGCGGCAGTGCGTTACGCATTAGAAATGAATAAGCAGTGGTTCTCAGAAAGGGTCATCGTGCCAGGCACTTTAGTCACCGGTCTACCGAAGAGATAAGAAAAAATAAAGGGTAATAAAAAACGCAGACCTCGGTCTGCGTTTTGCTTTGTAGGAATGCTTATTTATTCAAAGTGGCAAACATAATGCACAGGTTGCTCAGCACGAATAACAAAATAACCGCCCTTTTCCACTTCCCAGCTTTGACCCGCCTTGAATTCTTGCTCAGGAGCGCCATTGATGCTGACAAAAGCAGTGCCATCAACTACTTCCAT is a window from the Polynucleobacter sp. MWH-Aus1W21 genome containing:
- a CDS encoding DUF192 domain-containing protein; this encodes MLISKNNFIKLFVPLFFFGSSLSLAQVNTGLPTIELKAGIYRIQAELADTPKAREVGLMNRTSMPTNSGMLFVFEQKAGHCFWMNNTKIPLSIAFIADDGKIVNVEEMQAETTNNHCPKAAVRYALEMNKQWFSERVIVPGTLVTGLPKR